The Metarhizium brunneum chromosome 5, complete sequence sequence TGGCCGGGGCGATAGGAAACTTCCGTCTGATCCTACCGGCGCGCCATGCCCCCCATTCTGCACTTACCAAGAAACAGCCATCATAGCCTCTGGCCCAAGTTAGTAACAAGGCCTCTTGGATATGTTGTTCTTACTCGTGCGACCACCAAAACATGCTGCCGCTTCGCTGCCTACGGTGCTGGGACGTGCGGTGGCGAAGTGATGGAAACATGCACACAATAAACCTCATCACTGTCAAGTTACCAGTCCTCACAACAGATTGTTCAATCTCCGTTGTCTTTTGCAGCTATCACCCTGAGGACGTCGAATGACAGCCAATGATATCACAACGTTCATCACTCCCTAGGCAACCGTTAAAATACATCTTCCTGATTAGATGAAATCATGATGAGTTGATCCAATGAAGAGAACTCATGTGCGACCATGGCATGATCATTTTACCAGACACGACGGTAGAGAAACAACCAACAAGTTTTGCGTACGACAACCAACAAACACACCTCCGGAGCCTCATGAGAACCAATGCCAGTCAGTCCTGGGGAAGCAGACAGATAGATGAGATAAATGGAAGTAAACCACCAGCTTGACTTGTGTTCCAGCTCGCCATGGATCGTCCCGACACTTGTTCTTCGCAATTTGCACAATCCCAACTTGCAGATCTCTCAACAATACATTTCTCAACTACGTGACAATGGCATCTGCACCAAAAGAAGAACTTGGAAAAAATGTCTGCGATgtaagtaataattatattcATGAGATAGGATTTCATGTAGAGCTAATAGAAACAACAAATTAGAGATGTGGACAATCTGTAAGCTATTCTCGATCTCCCTCACAAACAAAGATTGGTGCACTGCACCATGTTTGGCCTTGCCGAGTCCCTCTTCCCCAGGGTTGCTATTCGTGCAACTAATATCGACAAAATATGTAGCCGTGTACATGCTGTGCTAGCTGTGGGGGAGTGAGTTCGAATAACTCTTCGCATTTTGAGGACACAAGGTTAACAGAGACGGACGAAAAAACAGGTCGGAGGGTGTGGATGTGTAAGTAGCAGTCAAGACTTCCGAGAATTTGAACAGTCATCTAATTGTAATACAAAGGAAAGCTAAAATCTCATTTCAGAGGTGATTTCACGGATTTGGTCGAAGCTTGTCATGGGTTTTTCCCTATTTACTATAGGTTTTCCCCAGACTTCATACAAATGCAAAGGTGAACCTGCGAGTCCCAATTCCATGTGCATCGTGCCATTTATTTCCAGGCCAGCAGAGATTTGCAAGCTGTGTATCAAATATTGAAAAAGATTGCAACGGCAGGATGCTTTGCTGAACATGTTCGATAAAAGGCCATTAAGTCGCTTCATCATCATTCCCTTGACTGGGGCCGTGGTCAAGAGACTGGTCGCATTGATCTTCAACGGTTCGGGTCCAGAATTTCCATCCTTCCCCGTCTTCAGACTTTCCTACTCCAACCAGATCCTCAATTCCCTCTACCCCCACAGCCTTCTCAAATAGTTCCTGGTTGATCTCTTCATCTCCCTCCCCTTCGCTGCCTCTTCGGAAAAGAGCAGGCCAAAGTAAGGCGACTCCATCAGCACCAAGAATGGTCTCGTATGTCTGAAAGCCTTCGGCATGAAATTTCCTCTCCAACCCCCTCTTTGTTTCCAACTTGGCATCTGGTCGAAAAAGCGTAATAGCACATCCGCCACCTCCGGCGCCAGTCAGTTTCGTCCAGCCTACGTCTGCATGATCCACAAGCTCGCGGATACGCTCCAGGCGTGGGTGAGAAACTCCCAGCGAAACCAGCAATCCGTGATTCATACGAATCATTGTTCCCAAACGGTCCGTATCCGACATGCCATTGGTTTCCAAATCGGCCAGAGCAGAGCTTGTCAGTTGGCCAATTGCATCCAAAATCAGTCCCGTCACGTGACGGTGGTTTGCTTTTAGTTCTCTTACTTTTTCCACCTGTGTCGCTGTGGAACGGGGTTGCTGAGTGTtaacaagaagaagcggcAGCTCGGGGAACTTGTTGAGAGGAAGGACAGATGGCGGTCCGGAGCGTTTTCTTTGGTAAATAACGGCCTTGCCACCAGCAGACACTGCATTGTCCACTCCACTAGGATCTCCGTGTATACACAGCTCGCCCACAAAAGCCCAACGACTGATGCGCTCAATCTGTATTTGGGCTTCCTCAGCCGGCTGGTCGGGATGAGGTCCAGCAAGCGTCCGTATCTGAAGAAGCAGCGCCGTGCTTAAACAGACGCAAATGCTggcactactccgtagaccgGCACCGATAGGAATGGTGGATCGCAGAGTGTAGATAGACCCGGGGCTATGCAATGACCCCAACGAAAGAAAGAGGTAGAGGAAGGCAGTCGCAGATCGAACGTGAATCTTTCGCTGCTTTTCCGGGAGATGCTTGGAGACCTCTTCTGCATGTGGTATCATAGCGTCGAGCAGCTCGGGGTCGAGGGAGTCGATAAGGGAGAAATAAAACTTTTTCTTGTCCGGTCGATGGAACATATCCCATGGCAGGGTGTCTATTTTCCAAGTATGATCTAAGCCAATGTCTCTGAAGTTTAACCTGACGATGCGCTGGGACTTGGAAAGGGTCGTGACGAGAAGATAGGATCGAAGGGAGATGGCTGCTGCGATGGCGGGCTTGCCAAACACGGCGGCGTGTTCGCCAAATACTATGACCTTGCCAGGCGCAGACACCATGAACGTCGGCGCTaatggtgacgacggctTTCTCTCCATGGCGTGAAGCAGTGAAACGATCCGTGAATGGCGGCTCCGTGGCTACGGTGTCGATGAAAAGTGatggaagaaggaaaagaaagttGAATGATGCTTTGTTGAAACTGAAGCAAGTCACCGTGACAAAAGCCAACAAACAACCAGCTACCTTATGGTGTTGGTTAGCAGGAACAGCATCCGATGTCGGATGAACTTGTTGCCGACTCACTGTGAGAGACATGACTAATTTAAGCACGCTTGTAGTCTGGGATAGGACCAGTTGCGTGTTATTCTGATACAGAAGAGAACTGCTTTCTGACATGCAAGAAATAAACCAAGGCTCTTCCATACTTGTTCAACCCCATTCTCTTGGCGTGGCTTTTCCATAGCTGTTGCGGCCAGTCACTTGGAGCCGAGATGGTCCGTGAGTCTGATTTCCCCTGGAATTCGTCCGCAGATTTTCCAGCACGCAACTAAGCAAGGTAAATACCAGAACGACTCTGCTATGAACGATACGCGTTGTAAATCTCTAATATTTGATGCTACATGGACCGATGTGCCCATAtcgagaggaagaggagggcaGATCAGTACCCTGGCGTAAATGGGAAGAAAATAGATTCTCGCCTGGACACTTACTACTCGCCCATACTCATGCAGTACCTCAAGCTGTGACATGATGACTACGTAGTTTTATACACCACGCAAGCTCTCACCAACCTAACACTCCACTAACAGTAGCGGATGAGccaaagagtctggttgtcGAGCGGTCATATAGGGAGAACCCTCCGGGCGTAATGAACCAGACTTCAATGTCACTATTGACATGTCAACACTACTACCCGACTACTGGCCTCGCCGCCTAGTAAGTTGTGGCTGGGGTCACAGGCAACAGCTTGTGGACTGATAGGAAGctgcaaaaaaaaataataataataaagtgTAGCACCCGTAAGACGTAGCACCCATATCAATTGCCTTTATTATAGTCCCCCAAAAATGCTTCAATTCTTAGCCAAAAGAGCTCTTTTCTGAGACATCGGACATTACACAACACAGCGCCCCAACGGCCCAACAGGCCACGTCACCAACTTGAACAGGATCCCAACTGGAACGGGCCGGTGTTGAAGAGACAAGCATGCCACCATGGGGCGCATAGCGCTTTGTGCTATGCACGCCTTGCAGACGGATTGGAAAGACGGCGCCAAATGTGACAGTAGTGCCTGCATGCATACAGTTCGACGTATCTGGCATCATGCTATGGCCACACCTCCACtgcatcatcttcttccagccGACGCCAAGAGACAGCCAGATTGCCGTATGACTCAGGTTAATGGCTGGCAGCAAAATGCTAACCTGCTCTGTATCCCTTGGCGGCCAGAGGAGCCCGTCTACAAGGTCAAATATACACATAATGC is a genomic window containing:
- the ERG12_2 gene encoding Mevalonate kinase, producing MERKPSSPLAPTFMVSAPGKVIVFGEHAAVFGKPAIAAAISLRSYLLVTTLSKSQRIVRLNFRDIGLDHTWKIDTLPWDMFHRPDKKKFYFSLIDSLDPELLDAMIPHAEEVSKHLPEKQRKIHVRSATAFLYLFLSLGSLHSPGSIYTLRSTIPIGAGLRSSASICVCLSTALLLQIRTLAGPHPDQPAEEAQIQIERISRWAFVGELCIHGDPSGVDNAVSAGGKAVIYQRKRSGPPSVLPLNKFPELPLLLVNTQQPRSTATQVEKVRELKANHRHVTGLILDAIGQLTSSALADLETNGMSDTDRLGTMIRMNHGLLVSLGVSHPRLERIRELVDHADVGWTKLTGAGGGGCAITLFRPDAKLETKRGLERKFHAEGFQTYETILGADGVALLWPALFRRGSEGEGDEEINQELFEKAVGVEGIEDLVGVGKSEDGEGWKFWTRTVEDQCDQSLDHGPSQGNDDEAT